One region of uncultured Methanolobus sp. genomic DNA includes:
- the artA gene encoding archaeosortase A has product MIENILWIAVALMLIGSILPKNVEARRAVSAAGWVFFSVHWFYQPLHYMEIKDYFNVALVIVVGIVCLIIAYAMFKEYRENKTPSPDVTTMATSATALGCLFYFPFAQMEVLNVGIISQVTDTVLLTLHYLNIPAEPVAWNKIALNGYTVEIILACTAIESIALFIGLIASVNAPIKRLTAAFIASVPVIYILNIIRDVFVIVAYGYQWFGPESFEIAHNSIAKIGSGIALFVIAYIVMRILPELVDLIEGIWFLVTGFVQKLFYKVVGNQ; this is encoded by the coding sequence ATGATTGAGAATATTCTATGGATTGCAGTTGCCCTCATGCTAATCGGCTCGATTTTGCCGAAAAACGTAGAGGCGCGAAGAGCAGTATCTGCAGCAGGGTGGGTATTCTTTTCCGTACACTGGTTCTACCAGCCGCTACATTATATGGAAATAAAAGATTACTTCAACGTAGCTCTGGTAATAGTCGTAGGAATAGTCTGCCTGATCATAGCATATGCCATGTTCAAAGAATACAGGGAAAACAAAACTCCTTCACCTGATGTCACAACCATGGCCACAAGCGCAACAGCCCTTGGTTGCCTCTTCTATTTTCCTTTTGCACAAATGGAAGTCCTGAACGTAGGAATAATATCTCAGGTAACGGATACTGTACTTCTTACCCTGCACTACCTCAACATCCCAGCTGAACCCGTAGCATGGAACAAAATAGCACTGAATGGATACACAGTAGAGATAATACTTGCCTGTACTGCCATTGAGAGTATAGCACTTTTCATAGGCCTTATTGCATCAGTAAATGCACCAATCAAAAGATTGACAGCGGCATTCATAGCCTCAGTACCAGTGATATACATTTTAAATATAATAAGAGATGTTTTTGTAATTGTAGCCTATGGATACCAGTGGTTTGGTCCTGAAAGCTTTGAAATAGCTCACAATTCTATTGCGAAGATAGGATCAGGAATAGCATTATTTGTAATCGCTTACATTGTCATGCGCATACTGCCGGAACTGGTAGACCTGATAGAAGGAATCTGGTTTTTGGTTACCGGATTTGTTCAGAAGCTATTCTATAAAGTAGTAGGAAACCAGTAA
- the priL gene encoding DNA primase regulatory subunit PriL, whose translation MDEKDFALYPYISGASAHVKSLGISLDRLVTSRAMESARIRGKDRVMQAISGELFKPALSASDEQKILLELLSYPFSRILVSCLDDPFLIRRYCLAEAVASYKLLKTTKLDFLEEFASDFSVYPGKSDSGFKLHFTSYIRMASSLKAIEWKLVNRKLQHGNVNVSKEEFARLLQELIKERVEQNLPMPVNEELVQLCEPYLSEIREYLEEKKSTFGESEFETVETDLFPPCITHAIANTQAGVNLAHSMRFAMTAFLLTIGMNVDDIMNLFTTSPDFDVEKARYQVEHIAGSSGTHYKPPSCSTMQTYGNCYAPDDMCKKISHPLNYYSRKVWFRKKDAQKAAENASSDIKSEEKK comes from the coding sequence ATGGATGAAAAGGATTTTGCATTATATCCTTACATTTCCGGGGCATCAGCGCACGTAAAAAGTCTCGGGATATCTCTTGACCGCCTGGTCACTTCCAGAGCCATGGAATCTGCGCGGATTCGTGGCAAGGATCGTGTCATGCAGGCGATCTCGGGTGAGTTGTTCAAGCCTGCTCTTTCTGCTTCAGATGAGCAGAAGATATTGCTGGAACTGCTTTCTTACCCGTTTTCAAGAATTCTTGTTTCATGTCTTGATGACCCTTTCCTGATTAGGAGGTATTGTCTTGCAGAAGCTGTTGCCTCATACAAACTCCTGAAAACTACGAAGCTTGATTTTTTGGAGGAATTTGCTTCTGATTTTTCAGTTTATCCTGGTAAAAGCGATTCCGGTTTTAAGTTGCATTTTACTTCGTACATCAGGATGGCAAGCTCATTGAAAGCCATTGAGTGGAAACTTGTAAATCGCAAACTCCAACATGGAAATGTGAACGTTTCAAAAGAGGAATTTGCCCGTCTTTTGCAGGAACTGATCAAAGAACGTGTTGAACAGAATCTTCCAATGCCTGTTAATGAGGAACTTGTGCAACTATGTGAACCATATCTGTCAGAGATACGTGAATATCTTGAGGAAAAAAAGAGCACTTTTGGCGAATCAGAATTTGAGACCGTTGAAACTGATCTTTTCCCTCCCTGCATAACTCATGCCATAGCAAATACACAGGCAGGTGTGAATCTTGCTCATTCCATGAGGTTTGCCATGACTGCTTTTCTGTTGACCATCGGCATGAACGTGGATGATATTATGAATCTTTTTACTACATCGCCTGATTTTGACGTTGAGAAAGCCAGATATCAGGTAGAGCATATCGCCGGTTCCTCAGGTACTCACTACAAGCCACCATCATGTTCAACCATGCAGACCTACGGTAACTGCTATGCACCTGATGATATGTGCAAGAAAATAAGCCATCCTCTCAATTATTACAGTCGCAAGGTCTGGTTCAGGAAAAAGGATGCTCAAAAAGCTGCTGAAAATGCCAGCTCTGATATTAAGTCAGAAGAGAAAAAGTAA
- a CDS encoding PEF-CTERM sorting domain-containing protein, whose translation MKKMTKLFTMAFVLLLMLTAVQPASATYPCEPAYTIPDGCYCVNLDGEYAINASNLNLNEVLSDVFANTPLPFDYTLSEPYTLTASYMLPSEYVVPFNVPIIYPITIGTIQYNPGDVIQKGTVIPAGVTIPASLTLPAGFTIPAGFTLPEGYAIPSTVTIPLEYEAAADLKVCKNGENVDVTIVSSTPSVPEGLPDSFAIQITDVQITAIGQKLQVIATMSPVNVNTAIGDYTFTGVLDLDIQENGKFVYTTASGLINGAIPVDASLTMTVKNCSQEEIPEFPTIALPVAAIIGLAFFMQRRKE comes from the coding sequence ATGAAAAAGATGACGAAACTATTTACAATGGCCTTTGTGCTATTACTTATGCTGACTGCAGTGCAACCTGCAAGTGCAACATATCCGTGTGAACCTGCATACACTATACCAGATGGATGCTACTGCGTAAATCTTGATGGTGAATATGCTATAAATGCAAGCAATCTGAACTTAAATGAAGTGCTCAGTGATGTTTTTGCAAATACACCTTTACCTTTTGATTATACGTTATCTGAGCCATATACACTTACTGCATCTTACATGCTTCCTAGTGAGTATGTTGTCCCTTTTAACGTACCAATTATTTATCCAATTACAATAGGAACCATCCAATATAATCCAGGAGACGTTATTCAAAAAGGAACAGTCATACCAGCAGGAGTTACAATTCCAGCTTCATTAACCTTGCCAGCAGGGTTTACAATTCCAGCAGGATTTACATTGCCTGAAGGATATGCAATTCCATCCACCGTTACAATACCACTGGAGTACGAAGCTGCAGCTGATCTTAAAGTCTGCAAAAATGGAGAAAATGTAGACGTTACAATCGTGTCCAGCACACCAAGTGTCCCTGAAGGACTCCCTGACAGCTTTGCAATTCAGATTACTGACGTGCAAATTACAGCTATAGGTCAGAAGTTGCAGGTCATAGCAACCATGAGCCCGGTTAATGTCAACACTGCAATTGGAGACTATACCTTCACTGGTGTACTGGACCTTGACATCCAAGAAAATGGAAAATTTGTGTATACAACTGCAAGTGGACTGATTAACGGAGCAATCCCTGTCGATGCAAGTCTTACAATGACTGTCAAGAACTGCTCACAGGAAGAAATACCTGAATTCCCAACAATCGCACTTCCGGTTGCAGCAATTATCGGACTTGCGTTCTTCATGCAGCGCAGAAAGGAATAA
- a CDS encoding NUDIX hydrolase: MPPTTPKLTVDAVIILNRQIVLIQRKNPPFRGKFALPGGFVDIGETTKEAVMREVLEETGLTIEIVKLLGVYSDPSRDPRGHTVSVVYLVLGEGKPRADSDAKAVHLFDISDMPQMAFDHNLIIDNARCDIDGILSRM; this comes from the coding sequence ATGCCTCCCACCACGCCGAAATTAACAGTTGATGCAGTAATCATATTGAACAGGCAGATTGTCCTTATCCAGCGAAAAAATCCTCCTTTTCGGGGAAAATTTGCACTTCCCGGAGGTTTTGTAGACATTGGTGAGACCACAAAAGAAGCTGTTATGCGCGAGGTTCTTGAAGAAACAGGCCTTACAATAGAAATAGTTAAGTTACTTGGAGTATATTCAGACCCTTCGCGTGATCCCCGTGGACATACGGTGAGCGTGGTATACCTGGTTCTGGGCGAAGGCAAGCCCAGGGCGGATTCGGATGCTAAGGCGGTGCATCTATTTGATATTTCAGATATGCCGCAGATGGCTTTTGACCATAACTTAATAATAGATAATGCGAGATGTGATATCGATGGAATTTTGTCCCGAATGTAA
- the surE gene encoding 5'/3'-nucleotidase SurE — MGTDMSKKILVTNDDGVYSTGIHAAWKSVSDLGDVTVSAPMTQQSGVGRSISIFEPLRITQTTINGIDVNAVAGTPTDSVILGIFAVMKEKPDLIVSGFNIGENISTDTITTSGTIGAALEGASYGIPAIAASIQVMEEGDKFDDNRNFQHDYDVAIKVVNRIAKKVLEHGLPENVDLLNVNIPHHAEDDPDIEITRLARKFFKTDVEERHDPRGRPYYWIAGELLVDEEEGTDVHAIMNNGNVSVTPISLDATSPIDFSEIEHLL, encoded by the coding sequence ATTGGTACAGACATGTCAAAAAAGATACTAGTTACCAACGATGATGGTGTTTATTCCACAGGCATTCATGCTGCCTGGAAAAGTGTTTCAGACCTTGGGGATGTGACAGTATCCGCACCCATGACGCAGCAAAGTGGTGTGGGAAGATCAATATCCATTTTTGAGCCTCTCAGGATAACACAGACAACAATCAATGGAATAGATGTTAATGCAGTGGCAGGTACACCCACAGATTCTGTAATACTGGGAATTTTTGCAGTCATGAAAGAGAAGCCAGACCTGATAGTATCAGGTTTCAACATCGGAGAGAATATCAGCACCGATACGATCACAACATCCGGTACGATTGGTGCGGCACTGGAAGGCGCAAGTTATGGCATTCCTGCAATTGCTGCTTCCATACAGGTAATGGAAGAAGGTGACAAATTTGACGATAACAGGAATTTCCAGCATGATTACGATGTTGCCATAAAAGTCGTCAACAGGATAGCAAAGAAAGTGCTTGAACATGGACTACCGGAAAATGTGGATCTGTTGAACGTGAACATACCACACCATGCAGAAGATGACCCTGATATAGAGATCACACGCCTTGCCAGGAAATTCTTCAAGACCGATGTTGAAGAAAGACATGATCCAAGGGGAAGACCATATTACTGGATTGCAGGCGAGCTGTTAGTTGATGAAGAAGAAGGAACCGATGTTCATGCCATAATGAACAACGGAAATGTCTCTGTGACCCCCATATCACTTGACGCGACATCACCTATTGATTTCTCAGAGATAGAGCACTTGCTGTAA
- a CDS encoding transcription factor S, which translates to MEFCPECKSMMFPSGDSFKCRKCGYVKGKQQGSEALVSKESREKRDVTVLEGNVDQGLPTTTARCEECGHNVAYWWLRQLRSADESETRFFKCTKCGCTWREYD; encoded by the coding sequence ATGGAATTTTGTCCCGAATGTAAAAGTATGATGTTCCCTTCAGGTGATTCCTTTAAGTGTAGAAAATGTGGCTATGTCAAGGGCAAGCAGCAAGGTTCTGAAGCACTTGTGTCAAAGGAGTCCAGGGAAAAGAGGGATGTTACTGTGCTTGAAGGTAATGTGGACCAGGGTCTTCCAACAACCACTGCAAGGTGTGAGGAATGCGGCCACAATGTTGCTTACTGGTGGTTGCGTCAGCTTAGATCTGCTGATGAATCGGAGACACGTTTCTTCAAATGTACAAAATGTGGCTGTACCTGGCGTGAATACGACTGA
- a CDS encoding phosphatidylserine decarboxylase, protein MLAKGSFPWILTSITVSVVSFFAYLLLKVPYSGMTAVFAISVTIFFLFFFRDPEREIKEHDSYMLAPADGRVVDIRDRKICIFMNFQNVHVNRVPITGKIHTIEHKKGGYIPAFCKDSHRNERSHTFIETEHGLVEVIQIAGTITRRIVSYVQEGDHMKQGQRLGMIRFGSRVDVTIPDNFEIAIKKGDRVFAGETVIARIK, encoded by the coding sequence ATGCTTGCAAAAGGTTCTTTCCCCTGGATATTAACATCCATCACTGTAAGTGTGGTGAGTTTCTTTGCATACCTGTTACTCAAAGTTCCATATTCAGGAATGACTGCTGTATTTGCAATATCAGTTACAATTTTCTTCTTATTCTTTTTCAGGGACCCCGAAAGAGAAATAAAGGAACACGACAGCTACATGCTCGCACCTGCAGATGGAAGAGTTGTAGACATAAGAGACAGAAAGATCTGCATCTTCATGAACTTCCAGAATGTCCATGTAAACAGGGTTCCGATTACCGGAAAGATACATACAATCGAACATAAGAAAGGTGGATACATTCCTGCATTCTGCAAAGACTCACACCGCAATGAACGAAGCCATACGTTTATAGAAACAGAACATGGCCTTGTTGAAGTCATACAGATAGCCGGAACAATCACACGCAGAATTGTCTCCTACGTCCAGGAAGGAGACCATATGAAACAGGGCCAACGTTTAGGAATGATCCGCTTTGGCTCAAGAGTTGATGTGACAATCCCTGACAACTTTGAAATTGCCATTAAAAAAGGAGACAGGGTTTTTGCCGGCGAAACTGTGATTGCAAGAATAAAATGA
- the moaA gene encoding GTP 3',8-cyclase MoaA: MSLPEATELLTDSYGRTVRSLRMSITDRCNLNCIYCHNEGHIGHSKEMSVDTVVNIVEVGSHFGINRLKISGGEPLLRKDLEEALVRLPEMKDVSMTTNAVLLKDRAASLKDAGLDRVNISLDSLDRGKYHTITNCGKGIFDKVLDGIHEAVNVGLTPVKLNMVLLKDFNDNEIKDMLEFTRGYGGDVILQLIELMDFRDLPQYRIDANEVERSLLSVSSDVRVRELHKRKKYIINGAEVEFVRPVDNTEFCANCNRLRVTADGKLKPCLLVSDNMVDVSEASVEELPDLFRLAVSRRVPFCKS; the protein is encoded by the coding sequence ATGTCTCTCCCGGAAGCGACAGAACTTCTCACTGATTCTTATGGACGTACAGTCAGAAGTCTGAGAATGTCTATAACTGACCGCTGCAATCTGAATTGCATCTACTGTCATAATGAAGGTCACATCGGCCACAGCAAAGAGATGTCAGTGGATACTGTTGTCAATATTGTTGAGGTAGGGTCGCATTTTGGAATTAATAGGCTGAAAATTTCCGGTGGTGAACCGCTTCTCAGAAAAGATCTTGAAGAAGCACTTGTGCGTCTCCCTGAAATGAAGGATGTTTCCATGACGACTAACGCCGTCCTGCTAAAAGACAGGGCAGCTTCCCTGAAGGATGCAGGTCTTGACAGGGTCAATATAAGTCTTGATTCCCTTGACCGGGGCAAGTATCACACAATTACCAATTGTGGAAAGGGAATTTTTGATAAGGTGCTTGATGGCATACATGAAGCAGTAAACGTTGGTCTCACTCCGGTCAAACTCAACATGGTCCTTCTCAAAGATTTTAATGATAATGAGATTAAGGATATGCTTGAATTCACGCGTGGATATGGTGGGGACGTAATCTTACAGTTAATTGAACTTATGGATTTCAGGGATCTTCCGCAGTATAGAATAGACGCTAATGAAGTTGAACGTTCACTATTGTCCGTCTCTTCGGATGTGAGGGTGCGTGAGCTACATAAAAGGAAAAAGTATATTATCAATGGTGCAGAAGTCGAATTTGTCAGACCGGTTGATAATACTGAATTCTGTGCAAACTGTAACCGTTTAAGAGTCACAGCAGACGGAAAACTAAAACCCTGCCTTCTGGTAAGTGATAATATGGTTGATGTCTCAGAGGCCAGTGTGGAAGAACTACCTGATCTTTTCAGGCTGGCTGTCAGCAGGCGTGTGCCGTTCTGTAAAAGTTGA
- a CDS encoding archaetidylserine synthase — protein MKEVNQILHTLKLPDFVTLLNALCGVFAIILVTNGFTYLAPLLILIAAVADGVDGHIARKFTSSEIGGNLDSLADAISFGAAPVIITYSLTGTNAQYILLPAMIFYFICGILRLARFNTMHQETNAFNGLPITAGGIAVSAYLLMGERFFNVYAMAALALILGILMVSNITYIKARNKKILIPLTLIFATTIISPTINIEYTHSMASILSGLMAVYIISPIIKKNKEAHYAGKRSDN, from the coding sequence ATGAAGGAAGTGAACCAGATACTCCATACTTTGAAACTACCTGACTTTGTCACCTTACTGAATGCATTATGTGGGGTCTTCGCCATTATTCTTGTAACAAACGGTTTTACATATCTTGCTCCGTTGCTAATACTGATTGCAGCCGTTGCTGACGGAGTTGACGGACATATTGCAAGGAAGTTCACATCAAGTGAAATTGGTGGAAATCTGGACTCGCTTGCTGACGCAATTTCTTTTGGTGCCGCACCAGTCATAATTACGTACTCATTAACAGGAACAAATGCCCAATACATCCTTTTGCCTGCAATGATATTTTATTTCATATGCGGAATACTGAGACTTGCAAGATTCAACACCATGCACCAGGAAACAAATGCATTCAACGGCTTGCCAATTACTGCAGGAGGGATTGCCGTTTCTGCATATCTGCTCATGGGAGAGAGATTTTTTAATGTTTATGCTATGGCAGCACTGGCACTTATTCTCGGAATACTCATGGTGAGTAATATTACCTATATTAAAGCAAGAAATAAAAAAATACTCATTCCACTAACGCTGATATTTGCCACAACTATTATTTCACCTACCATAAACATAGAATACACGCACAGTATGGCATCCATCCTTTCAGGACTAATGGCAGTTTATATAATCTCACCTATCATCAAAAAGAACAAAGAGGCACACTATGCAGGAAAACGAAGTGATAACTGA
- the pcn gene encoding proliferating cell nuclear antigen (pcna), with the protein MFKATIDADVLKTAIETLSVLVDEARFRISPEGIVVRAVDPANVAMVSFDLSSDAFDEFNADDSEVGMDLSKINDIFGVAGKDEKVVMELDEMSQKMSLQLGGLSYTLALLDPSTIRAEPRIPQLELPAEVVLNGKDLQRAVKAAEKISDHMLLGIDEDVFYMEAEGDTDRVRLDMARDSLIDLKSGEARSLFSLDYLSDIVKPASRSNEVTVELGKDFPVKINFSIANGAGKVGYLLAPRIESD; encoded by the coding sequence ATGTTCAAGGCAACTATTGATGCAGATGTTTTAAAGACTGCAATTGAAACTCTTTCGGTTCTTGTAGATGAGGCACGTTTCAGGATATCTCCTGAGGGCATAGTTGTAAGGGCTGTAGACCCTGCAAATGTGGCTATGGTAAGTTTTGATCTCAGCTCGGATGCTTTTGACGAATTCAATGCTGATGACTCCGAGGTTGGAATGGACCTGTCAAAGATCAATGATATATTTGGCGTTGCAGGTAAGGATGAAAAAGTTGTCATGGAACTTGATGAGATGTCCCAGAAAATGTCATTACAACTTGGTGGTCTCTCTTATACCCTGGCCTTGCTTGATCCGTCAACAATCAGGGCAGAGCCCAGAATTCCACAACTAGAGTTGCCTGCTGAGGTTGTCCTTAATGGGAAGGACCTCCAGAGGGCTGTCAAAGCTGCCGAAAAGATAAGTGACCATATGCTTCTTGGTATTGATGAGGATGTATTCTACATGGAAGCTGAAGGTGACACCGACCGCGTCCGTCTTGACATGGCCCGCGACAGTCTTATCGACCTGAAATCAGGTGAGGCACGTTCTCTCTTCTCACTGGATTATCTCTCTGATATCGTTAAACCTGCTTCACGCTCCAATGAAGTTACTGTAGAGCTTGGAAAGGACTTCCCTGTAAAGATTAACTTCTCTATTGCGAATGGTGCAGGAAAGGTAGGCTATCTCCTGGCTCCGAGGATTGAGTCTGACTGA
- a CDS encoding dihydroneopterin aldolase family protein — protein sequence MQENEVITDRDNVLFEAGIKLGALYHQFTGSPVNLDTVASLEKGIQESISVQPCVEKINVSINRDMIHSRLNGKYGYCELEGRMLDVHITAVFESAKADVSLGFDTKLDYPLMKIEKIY from the coding sequence ATGCAGGAAAACGAAGTGATAACTGACAGGGACAACGTACTTTTTGAAGCAGGTATCAAACTTGGTGCTCTTTATCACCAGTTTACAGGCTCACCGGTCAATCTGGACACAGTTGCAAGTCTGGAAAAAGGAATACAGGAAAGTATTTCAGTCCAACCTTGTGTGGAAAAAATCAATGTTTCCATTAACAGGGACATGATTCACTCCAGACTTAACGGCAAATACGGCTACTGTGAACTTGAAGGCCGCATGCTTGATGTCCACATCACAGCAGTATTTGAAAGTGCAAAAGCAGATGTCAGTCTGGGATTTGACACAAAACTCGACTATCCACTTATGAAAATAGAAAAAATATACTGA
- a CDS encoding cobyrinate a,c-diamide synthase, whose product MTNAVLLAGTNSGVGKTTVSMGIMAALKRREMEVQPFKVGPDYIDPTYHTAICGKPSRNLDTFMMQVDGVRKSFSRHSENADINVIEGVMGLFDGMEATEIASSAHVAKSLGIPVILIVNVHGMSRSAAAIVKGFSQFDPDVKIAGVILNKVGSPRHAQMIIDSIPDIPVVGTLPRNKDITVPSRHLGLYMADELDFDTESLAAFIEENIDLDAIIELSKTSPDFGAPEKEEKIGADLKIGIAYDSAFCFYYQDMFEAFRNAGAEIEFFSPMKGEVPDVDGFYFGGGYPELYISGLEKSKTTKALKNLSAEGMPMYGECGGLQYMSTSYEIDGTVYKMADVLPAETVQTKKLQALGYTEGVANGDFIKGTIRGHEFHYSATYCDNDAKLAYEMKRGKGIVDGKDGLAEYNSLASYTHAHPATFPVKSFVEKCREYKRS is encoded by the coding sequence ATGACAAATGCGGTGTTGCTTGCAGGTACCAACAGTGGAGTTGGAAAAACGACAGTTTCTATGGGCATTATGGCCGCCCTGAAAAGAAGAGAGATGGAAGTCCAGCCATTTAAGGTCGGACCTGATTACATAGACCCTACATACCATACAGCCATCTGCGGCAAGCCTTCAAGAAACCTTGATACATTTATGATGCAGGTTGATGGTGTAAGGAAAAGTTTTTCAAGGCATTCCGAAAATGCTGATATTAACGTCATTGAAGGAGTTATGGGTCTCTTTGACGGAATGGAAGCTACGGAGATAGCAAGTTCCGCCCATGTTGCCAAATCACTAGGAATTCCTGTAATATTGATAGTGAATGTACACGGAATGTCAAGAAGTGCAGCAGCTATTGTCAAAGGCTTTTCCCAGTTTGATCCTGATGTAAAGATTGCCGGAGTGATCCTGAACAAGGTAGGAAGCCCGAGACATGCACAGATGATCATTGATTCAATACCTGACATCCCCGTGGTTGGAACGCTGCCACGTAACAAGGATATTACTGTACCTTCCCGCCATCTTGGATTATACATGGCAGATGAACTGGATTTCGATACGGAAAGTCTGGCTGCATTCATTGAAGAGAACATAGATCTTGATGCTATAATCGAACTCTCAAAAACATCTCCTGATTTCGGAGCACCTGAAAAGGAAGAGAAAATAGGAGCAGATCTGAAAATTGGTATTGCATACGACAGTGCATTTTGTTTCTATTATCAGGACATGTTTGAGGCTTTCAGGAATGCAGGCGCAGAAATTGAGTTTTTCAGCCCGATGAAAGGAGAAGTTCCTGATGTGGATGGTTTTTATTTCGGAGGAGGATATCCTGAGCTTTACATTTCCGGACTTGAAAAATCTAAGACTACAAAAGCTCTTAAAAATCTGTCAGCTGAAGGTATGCCAATGTACGGTGAATGCGGCGGATTGCAATACATGTCCACATCATATGAGATAGATGGAACAGTATACAAGATGGCTGATGTGCTGCCTGCTGAAACCGTCCAGACGAAGAAACTCCAGGCACTCGGCTACACTGAAGGAGTTGCAAATGGAGACTTCATCAAAGGAACCATTCGCGGACACGAATTCCATTACTCTGCAACTTATTGTGACAACGACGCAAAGCTTGCATATGAAATGAAAAGAGGAAAAGGAATTGTTGATGGTAAGGACGGACTTGCCGAGTATAATTCACTTGCAAGCTATACGCATGCTCATCCGGCAACGTTCCCGGTGAAGAGTTTTGTTGAGAAATGCAGAGAATATAAGCGCAGTTAA
- the hisC gene encoding histidinol-phosphate transaminase — MSRPELIKDVVNTIAEYVPGKSIEEIAKKYGIDPKDIIKLGSNENVLGPSPKAVEALVTSASKVNIYPSADASELVEAISVYTGLPTENICASGPGMDGFLDNMMRVIIEPGDEVVIPTPTFSYYEIAARANGATAIYVAPGEEMKFNVNAIREVITDRTKVVFLCSPNNPTGMLTSEEDVRSLLESTKGLVFVDEAYVEFADSNLSKLVLEYDNLIIGRTFSKAFGLAGLRIGYGLMPEWLKSQYMKIATPFNVSLPAVMAGVAALSDSDYLKKSISMTVEGRKFLTENIPFKVYDSQANFILVDVSPLVAQDVSESLMKKGIIVRDCRSFRNAGKSLIRVTVGTRDQNEKVVSAFEEAKVNSNLI; from the coding sequence TTGAGCAGGCCTGAACTAATCAAGGACGTTGTAAACACCATTGCAGAATATGTTCCGGGAAAGTCCATAGAGGAAATCGCTAAGAAATATGGGATCGACCCGAAGGATATCATCAAACTCGGTTCCAATGAAAATGTTCTCGGACCATCTCCAAAGGCAGTTGAAGCTCTTGTGACTTCCGCATCAAAGGTGAACATATATCCATCAGCCGATGCTTCCGAACTTGTGGAGGCTATTTCTGTTTACACAGGTCTTCCAACTGAAAACATATGTGCTTCAGGCCCGGGCATGGATGGTTTTCTTGATAACATGATGCGTGTGATCATTGAGCCTGGGGATGAGGTTGTAATTCCAACACCGACATTCTCTTATTATGAGATTGCAGCAAGGGCAAACGGGGCAACTGCAATTTATGTCGCTCCCGGCGAAGAGATGAAATTCAATGTAAATGCTATAAGGGAAGTCATTACTGACAGGACAAAGGTTGTATTCTTATGTTCCCCTAACAACCCTACTGGAATGCTTACTTCAGAAGAGGATGTTCGTTCTCTCCTCGAGTCTACTAAGGGACTTGTATTTGTGGATGAGGCATATGTTGAGTTTGCAGACAGTAATCTTTCTAAACTGGTGCTGGAATATGACAACCTTATAATTGGCAGGACATTTTCAAAGGCATTTGGCCTGGCAGGTCTGAGGATTGGATATGGTTTGATGCCTGAATGGCTCAAATCTCAATACATGAAGATTGCAACACCTTTCAATGTAAGCCTGCCTGCTGTTATGGCAGGAGTGGCTGCACTTTCAGATTCAGATTATCTGAAAAAAAGCATTTCTATGACTGTGGAAGGTCGCAAGTTCCTGACAGAAAATATTCCGTTTAAGGTTTATGATTCCCAAGCAAATTTCATTCTTGTGGATGTTTCACCTCTGGTCGCACAAGATGTTTCAGAGTCGCTAATGAAAAAAGGTATCATTGTCAGAGATTGCAGGTCATTCAGGAATGCTGGCAAGTCACTTATTCGTGTAACCGTGGGGACCAGAGATCAAAACGAAAAAGTAGTGTCAGCCTTTGAAGAAGCGAAGGTCAATTCGAATTTGATCTAA